Part of the Syntrophorhabdaceae bacterium genome is shown below.
TTGCGATCTCGCCTGAAACTCCGCGCTTCTTATGTCGGGGCGGCGGCGAAGGAGGTCGGCAGGTATGCCCACCGCCACCCTGGCAGGAGGCGCGGGAATCCCGGACTCACCGGAAAGCATCTCCCTAAGGGGGTTCGGAGGAATCCCCAGGAGCACGCTCAGGCCATTCTTGGTCTGCCTGAGCAGGCTTTCGAGAGGAGGTACGGTCGCCTTCGTGTCGGTGAGAAATGCCCTCGCCTGCTCCACGTCTCTCGCGGAGGCGGTGCCCAGCCTGAAGCGGGCCTCCGCAATTTTTAGAATTTCAGCCTGGGCTTCCACATTCTGCCGTGCGATGAGAATTCTTTTTTCCAGGGTGCGGATAAGGATGTAGCTATTCGCCACGTCGGCAGTAAGGCTCACCAGGGCATTGTCATAATCGGCGACGGTCGCGATCCACGCCGCGTCGGCCGATTCTATGTACCTCCTGAGCCTCCCCCAGAAATCGAGCTCCCAGCTCACCGCGAGAGTGCTCTCCGCCTGATCGTACCTCAGGGTATTCACGATCCCCCCGGCTATGGAATTCTCACTTACCCGGTTATGCTGGACATAGCCTGAGATCGTTTGGCTCTGAGGATAAAGGCCCCCCACCGCGATACCCAACCGGGCGCGCGCCTCCAGCACCCTGACCCCCGCAATCGCGAGAGAAGGGTTCTGCCGGTATGCGGCTTCAATCAGCCGCTCAAGGACGGGGTCGTTAAACCCGCGCCACCACATGAGGAAGCCTTGGTCGCCGGTCGTCACGCGCGTATCGCCCGACTCGATCCAGCCCGTTGACAGCTGAACCTCGGGCCGCACGAAATCGGGGCCCACTTTCGCGCATCCCAAGGTCATACCCGTAATAAAGGTCAGAAGGATGAGGATCACGTATGCCACACCGAAAGTCTCCCATGGCCGGTTTCGCGGCTCCGATTCATGAATTCCGTGCTTATGCGGGGCCCATGAATTATATATAGGAACAGCCTTTCAAGGTGTCAACCGAGAGGAAAGGCCCTTTGGAAGCCCATGGGTGACGGATTGGCGGGACGGAACATGTTTTTATTCCGCTTTTTTTGATCTAAGTCAAAGAAACACGTACGTACCATGGTTATATTATCTTCATAGCAACTGATTGAAAGACCACAACCTATCCCAAGGAGGAGACTATGTTTTGTTATCAATGTGAGCAAACGGCAAAAGGCGAAGGATGCACCAAGATAGGGGTATGCGGCAAACAGCCGGAAGTGTCGGACATGCAGGACCTTCTCGCCTACGCACTTAAGGAGCTGGCCTTTTTCGCAAAGGAAGGAAGGAAGGTGGGGGTAAACGACCGGAGGGTAAACGTATTTACCGTTGAGGCCCTTTTCTCCACCCTCACCAATGTGGATTTCGATCCTCAAAGGTTTGTCGATTTAATCCATCAGTGCGTGAAGATGAGGGACGCCCTCAAGGACGAGGTGAAGGCGAAAGGAGGCAATACGGACTTTCCCGGCGCCCTCCTCATTCCCGAGGCAACGGTGGAAGGCCTTCAGAGGCAGTCATGGCCCGTGGGACTCAAATCGAATACGGGGATCAATCCCGATATCCTCTCCCTCCAGCATACGGCGCTCTTCGGTCTGAAAGGCGTTTCCGCCTATGCATTCCATGCCCAGATCCTGGGTCAGGAAGACGAAAAGGTGTACGCCTTTGTGCACGAAGCACTCGTGGAGCTTCTCTTGAACCGCCTCGATCTCGGTGAATGGCTCGCCCTCGTGCTCAAGTGCGGGGAGATAAACCTGAGGGCCATGGAGCTCCTCGATGCGGGCAATACCGGGACCTACGGTCATCCCGCGCCTACGGAAGTGCCCCTCGGCTGGAAGAAGGGAAAGGCCATCGCCGTTTCGGGCCACGACCTTAAGGACCTCGAAGAGCTGCTCAAGCAGACCGAAGGGAAAGGTATTTACGTCTATACCCATGGCGAGATGCTTCCGACCCACGGCTACCCCGAACTGAAGAAATATCCCCATTTCTACGGTCATTTCGGTACGGCCTGGCAGAACCAGCACAAGGAATTCCCCCTCTTTCCGGGACCCATTCTCATGACTACCAACTGTATTCAGCGACCCCAGGATGTATACAAGGAAAATATCTTTACTACCGGCACCGTTGGTTTTCCGGGCGTCGCCCACGTGAAAGACCACAATTTCGGACCCGTGATCGAGAAGGCCCTTGCCATGCCCGGTTACACCGAAGACCTCGACCGGGGCTCGGTCATGACGGGTTTTGCGAGAGACGCCATTCTGGGCGTGGCGGGTAAGGTCGTGGAAGCGGTGAAGAACAAACAGATCCGCCACTTCTTCCTCGTTGCCGGCTGCGACGGTGCGAAACCGGGGAGGAACTACTATACCGAATTTGTGGAGAAGCTCCCCTCCGATACGATTGTGCTCACCCTCGCCTGCGGCAAGTTCCGCTTCTTCGATAAGAAACTGGGCGACATCGGCGGCATCCCCCGCCTGCTCGACGTGGGGCAGTGTAACGATGCCTATTCGGCGATCCAGGTTGCCGTTGCCCTGGCCAATGCGTTCGGGGTGGGTGTAAACGAGCTCCCCCTC
Proteins encoded:
- the hcp gene encoding hydroxylamine reductase, with the translated sequence MFCYQCEQTAKGEGCTKIGVCGKQPEVSDMQDLLAYALKELAFFAKEGRKVGVNDRRVNVFTVEALFSTLTNVDFDPQRFVDLIHQCVKMRDALKDEVKAKGGNTDFPGALLIPEATVEGLQRQSWPVGLKSNTGINPDILSLQHTALFGLKGVSAYAFHAQILGQEDEKVYAFVHEALVELLLNRLDLGEWLALVLKCGEINLRAMELLDAGNTGTYGHPAPTEVPLGWKKGKAIAVSGHDLKDLEELLKQTEGKGIYVYTHGEMLPTHGYPELKKYPHFYGHFGTAWQNQHKEFPLFPGPILMTTNCIQRPQDVYKENIFTTGTVGFPGVAHVKDHNFGPVIEKALAMPGYTEDLDRGSVMTGFARDAILGVAGKVVEAVKNKQIRHFFLVAGCDGAKPGRNYYTEFVEKLPSDTIVLTLACGKFRFFDKKLGDIGGIPRLLDVGQCNDAYSAIQVAVALANAFGVGVNELPLSLVLSWYEQKAVAILLTLLYLGIKNMRLGPSLPAFLTPAVLDVLVKNYDIKPITTPDEDIRAILG
- a CDS encoding efflux transporter outer membrane subunit; the encoded protein is MAYVILILLTFITGMTLGCAKVGPDFVRPEVQLSTGWIESGDTRVTTGDQGFLMWWRGFNDPVLERLIEAAYRQNPSLAIAGVRVLEARARLGIAVGGLYPQSQTISGYVQHNRVSENSIAGGIVNTLRYDQAESTLAVSWELDFWGRLRRYIESADAAWIATVADYDNALVSLTADVANSYILIRTLEKRILIARQNVEAQAEILKIAEARFRLGTASARDVEQARAFLTDTKATVPPLESLLRQTKNGLSVLLGIPPNPLREMLSGESGIPAPPARVAVGIPADLLRRRPDIRSAEFQARSQSALIGAAKGDLYPSFSLTGFFGFLSTDVGDSQLRNIFRLGSREYTAGPAFSWNVLNYGRISNQVRVQDARLQQLLISYQAAVLKAQQEVEDGLAVFLRSQDRAVLLSESVQAGKRSFQLAKAQYVAGTVDFTVVLVAEQNLLTEQDNLAVTVGNIATGLVSVYRALGGGWEIREERDLVPDEIKRAMAQRTNWGNLLDPPAHIPGTGEEKRRLIRAPDW